A stretch of Bifidobacterium sp. ESL0704 DNA encodes these proteins:
- a CDS encoding ABC transporter permease, whose amino-acid sequence MRFGDIIRLAFQNLRRRKSRTVLTVLGVIVGSCSILIMISLGQGMSAANEAMLRQMGDLTLITVNGGNGGGPMMAASGTETGNGGNSNKKLDKNSLTTFRNLENVKAVTPMETLNTTVDVAAGAGGRYNADQYSNLVIQGIDMTQLKAMGFEVVKGRVPLRQGEVLAGKNTAYSFGDSFRSDEDSMRYAPDSGSCQWNPDTNTCETSDKPPFFDQLNMTYTASKAAEDDGEHGGGVDANTGAQITQGGPQASQTGNASNAGGTFKFNAVGTLKANQNAGESTHNGFLMSLDDLQKMRKAIDPTAQTPSDYSTVLVKVDDLSKVAEVQKHIQSLGYQASSSEDMRKEMQKDSNLVQLALGGIGAVAFLVAAIGIANTMVMSVTERTREIGIMKALGCRVRDIRLMFLTEAAALGLLGGLIGCVLSALASFGINAVANSVTNSAATMGQEATNISIIPWWLYCSALVFCAVIGLIFGFGPANKAVRIPALDAIKNQE is encoded by the coding sequence ATGAGATTCGGCGATATCATACGGCTCGCGTTCCAGAACCTACGACGGCGCAAGTCGCGCACCGTGCTCACCGTGCTGGGCGTCATCGTCGGCTCCTGCTCGATCCTCATCATGATCTCGCTGGGGCAAGGCATGAGCGCGGCCAACGAGGCGATGTTGAGGCAGATGGGCGACCTGACCCTAATCACCGTCAACGGCGGCAACGGTGGCGGCCCGATGATGGCCGCTTCGGGAACAGAAACCGGAAACGGCGGCAATTCCAATAAAAAGCTTGACAAAAATTCATTGACCACCTTCCGCAATCTCGAAAACGTCAAAGCCGTCACCCCGATGGAAACCTTGAACACCACCGTCGATGTGGCGGCAGGTGCCGGAGGCCGATACAACGCTGACCAATACAGCAATCTGGTGATCCAGGGCATCGATATGACCCAGTTGAAAGCGATGGGATTCGAGGTCGTCAAGGGACGTGTTCCGTTGCGTCAAGGCGAAGTGCTCGCGGGCAAGAACACCGCCTATTCCTTCGGCGACAGCTTCCGCTCCGACGAGGATTCCATGCGATACGCCCCGGACTCGGGATCATGCCAATGGAACCCAGACACCAATACCTGCGAGACCAGCGACAAACCACCCTTCTTCGACCAGCTGAACATGACCTACACGGCTTCGAAAGCCGCCGAGGACGACGGCGAACACGGCGGTGGCGTCGACGCAAACACGGGAGCCCAGATCACACAGGGTGGGCCACAAGCCTCGCAGACCGGCAACGCCAGCAACGCTGGCGGAACGTTCAAGTTCAACGCGGTCGGCACGTTGAAAGCCAATCAAAACGCCGGAGAGTCCACCCACAACGGCTTTTTGATGAGCCTTGACGACCTTCAAAAAATGCGCAAGGCCATCGATCCGACGGCGCAGACGCCCAGCGACTATTCGACGGTGCTGGTCAAAGTCGACGACCTTTCGAAGGTCGCCGAAGTCCAGAAACATATCCAATCACTGGGCTATCAAGCCAGCTCCAGCGAGGATATGCGCAAGGAGATGCAGAAGGACTCCAACCTCGTGCAATTGGCATTGGGCGGTATCGGCGCGGTGGCGTTCCTCGTCGCCGCCATCGGCATCGCCAACACGATGGTCATGTCGGTCACCGAGCGCACCCGCGAGATCGGCATCATGAAGGCATTGGGCTGCAGGGTGCGCGACATCCGCCTCATGTTCCTCACGGAGGCAGCGGCGCTCGGTCTGCTCGGCGGACTGATCGGATGCGTGCTGAGCGCTCTGGCATCGTTCGGCATCAACGCCGTCGCCAACAGCGTCACCAATTCGGCCGCGACGATGGGTCAGGAGGCCACGAACATCTCCATCATCCCCTGGTGGCTGTATTGCTCGGCACTGGTCTTCTGCGCCGTCATCGGCCTGATCTTCGGCTTCGGCCCGGCCAACAAGGCCGTGCGCATCCCCGCCCTCGACGCCATCAAGAATCAGGAATGA
- a CDS encoding ABC transporter permease — translation MNHIFETTSGKPRHESAVNALAENAVQADSANPRTGLRRRALTTALAAATACALLWMPTALTPHPAYAEDAAATAPTAQSSTTSSSGGSGGAPANEPITGPVPNVIITNFNYGNGAVAIGSDFNLVFTYQNKGQVAIQNMVITVDGGDMLAISGGTNTFYVASLGAGRALSQSVPMQALADAKGGAQGVTIHFAYEYVQNNQRSSASADIKVSVPLSQPTRLQLNDPVTPEKARAGEEATITLAYVNKGKGDIANLEATLEGDGFKASVPTQYLGNVASGASGSIGYLFTPQKAGKLDAKFKVSYEDSDGKAQTKEYPISIDVGRKAEPAEMTVSEETSAPNPLPYLIIGILVLILVIALIVVLVRRHRKKKKAKQDAQEDDDDDWDDDIDDINDDHVSALDGGSPAPSYGQNGISQNIAAANSNMAATAVLPKIDSPYQNSSAFPSRTGTDDSSSQDDDRFKTNSPEGDIIGTGQTSNEGRS, via the coding sequence ATGAACCACATATTTGAAACGACATCAGGCAAGCCGAGACATGAATCCGCCGTCAATGCTCTAGCCGAAAACGCAGTGCAGGCAGATTCAGCGAATCCGCGAACTGGACTTCGCCGTCGTGCGTTGACCACAGCGCTGGCGGCCGCCACCGCATGCGCCTTGCTCTGGATGCCGACGGCACTGACCCCGCATCCCGCCTATGCAGAAGACGCCGCGGCAACGGCCCCCACCGCGCAGTCCAGCACAACCAGCTCCTCCGGCGGCAGTGGTGGCGCACCTGCCAACGAACCGATCACCGGCCCCGTACCCAACGTCATCATCACCAACTTCAACTACGGCAACGGGGCGGTGGCGATCGGCAGCGATTTCAACCTCGTCTTCACCTATCAGAACAAGGGACAAGTAGCCATACAAAACATGGTGATCACCGTGGACGGCGGCGATATGCTCGCCATCTCGGGAGGGACCAACACCTTCTATGTCGCCTCGCTTGGCGCAGGGCGCGCACTGAGCCAGAGCGTACCGATGCAGGCGCTGGCGGACGCGAAAGGCGGGGCGCAAGGCGTCACCATTCACTTCGCCTACGAATACGTGCAGAACAACCAGCGTTCCTCTGCCTCGGCCGACATCAAGGTTTCGGTGCCCTTGAGCCAGCCCACACGCCTGCAGTTGAACGATCCGGTGACCCCTGAGAAAGCCCGGGCCGGCGAGGAGGCCACCATCACGCTCGCCTATGTCAACAAAGGCAAGGGTGACATCGCCAATCTCGAAGCCACCTTGGAAGGCGACGGGTTCAAGGCGAGTGTGCCCACCCAGTACCTCGGCAATGTGGCCAGCGGCGCCAGCGGTAGCATCGGCTACCTGTTCACCCCGCAGAAAGCCGGCAAGCTCGATGCCAAGTTCAAGGTCTCGTACGAGGATTCGGACGGCAAGGCGCAAACCAAGGAATACCCGATCAGTATCGATGTGGGCCGGAAAGCCGAACCCGCGGAAATGACCGTTTCGGAGGAGACCTCCGCTCCCAATCCCCTGCCTTACCTCATCATCGGCATTCTGGTGCTGATCCTTGTCATCGCGCTGATCGTGGTGCTGGTGCGTCGCCACCGCAAGAAGAAAAAGGCGAAGCAGGACGCACAGGAGGATGACGACGACGATTGGGACGACGATATCGACGATATCAACGATGACCATGTCAGTGCCCTTGATGGCGGGAGTCCTGCACCGTCTTACGGACAGAACGGCATCTCACAGAACATTGCCGCAGCAAACAGCAATATGGCAGCCACCGCGGTATTGCCGAAAATAGACTCCCCATACCAGAATTCTTCGGCATTCCCCAGCCGAACCGGAACCGATGATTCGTCAAGTCAAGACGACGATCGTTTCAAGACGAACTCCCCTGAAGGAGACATCATCGGCACCGGCCAGACCTCCAATGAGGGCCGCTCATGA
- a CDS encoding ABC transporter ATP-binding protein, which translates to MQRDIKSSDRDDGHAVSNHAPPPHRHREFVSIHNLRKVYAVDDDKVVALAHINLEIPRGQICCIFGESGSGKSTLLNQLAGMEKPTKGSVHIGHNNISQMDERELALFRQRHIGFVFQSYNLLPHLTAVENVAMPLMFCGVDKTERETKACRMLKRVGLGKRLKHFPSQMSGGQQQRVGIARAFIARPEVVFADEPTGNLDSKTKNEVMTMMCAFARHYRQTLVLVTHDEHMAQYADRIVTLLDGHIVGDVITENIAAQAINTSTIHHNVE; encoded by the coding sequence ATGCAGAGAGATATCAAGAGTTCAGACCGCGACGACGGGCACGCCGTCTCCAACCATGCGCCGCCACCGCACCGACACCGCGAGTTCGTGAGCATCCATAATCTGCGCAAAGTCTATGCGGTCGACGACGACAAAGTAGTCGCCCTGGCACATATCAATCTTGAAATCCCTCGCGGGCAGATCTGCTGCATCTTCGGCGAATCGGGATCCGGCAAATCGACGTTGCTCAACCAGTTGGCCGGTATGGAGAAACCGACGAAAGGGTCAGTGCACATCGGCCACAACAACATCTCACAGATGGACGAACGCGAACTGGCTCTTTTCCGCCAGCGTCATATCGGTTTCGTCTTCCAGTCCTACAATCTGCTCCCCCACCTCACAGCAGTCGAAAACGTGGCGATGCCGCTGATGTTCTGCGGAGTTGACAAAACGGAGCGCGAGACCAAGGCCTGCCGGATGCTCAAACGGGTGGGGCTGGGCAAACGGCTCAAACATTTCCCCTCGCAGATGTCCGGCGGGCAGCAGCAGAGGGTGGGCATCGCGCGCGCCTTCATCGCCAGGCCGGAGGTCGTCTTCGCCGACGAACCGACCGGCAACCTCGATTCGAAGACCAAGAACGAGGTGATGACGATGATGTGCGCCTTCGCCCGGCATTATCGACAGACGCTGGTGCTGGTCACGCACGACGAGCACATGGCGCAATACGCCGACCGCATCGTCACCCTCCTCGACGGGCATATCGTCGGCGATGTGATAACGGAAAACATAGCCGCGCAAGCCATCAATACTTCAACCATCCACCACAACGTTGAGTGA
- the purD gene encoding phosphoribosylamine--glycine ligase produces the protein MGMKVLVIGSGAREHVIAATLLKGASVDEVTVAPGNPGMELDGIRTTRIDPSNHAALIEFMQSSNYDWALVGPEVPLMHGIVDDFREVGLKAFGPTRAAAQVEGSKDFAKQLMARHDIPTAAYRAFTDYEAAAAYVMEHGAPIVVKADGLAAGKGVTVALDTQTALKALEDIFVEHRFGNADLKVVLEDFLEGQEFSLMSFVNGTEFWPMPISQDHKRAYDGDKGPNTGGMGAYSPVPQISDETVKTAIDTIVRPTVKALAEEGTPFTGILYAGLIATEEGPKVIEFNARFGDPETEAVLPLLTSDLGEGINAILNDEQPTFTWRTDATALGVVLASDGYPGNPKKGTPVPAIDTDADSHIYYAGVKASKHHETVESADSTSPTTSLVSSSGRVLVYETLAPNLKAAQTKIYDTLDALDTTGFFYRHDIGAKALEAVVPDNRDNQ, from the coding sequence ATGGGTATGAAGGTTTTGGTCATCGGATCGGGAGCGCGCGAGCACGTCATCGCCGCCACGCTGCTCAAAGGCGCAAGCGTCGATGAGGTCACCGTCGCTCCCGGCAATCCCGGCATGGAGCTCGACGGTATCCGCACCACCCGCATTGACCCATCCAACCATGCGGCCCTGATCGAGTTCATGCAGTCCAGCAACTATGACTGGGCGCTGGTCGGCCCCGAAGTCCCGCTGATGCACGGCATCGTCGACGATTTCCGTGAAGTCGGTCTCAAAGCGTTCGGCCCCACCCGTGCTGCGGCCCAGGTCGAAGGTTCCAAGGATTTCGCCAAGCAGCTCATGGCCCGCCATGACATTCCGACCGCAGCCTACCGCGCTTTCACCGACTACGAGGCCGCGGCCGCATACGTTATGGAACACGGGGCACCCATCGTCGTCAAGGCCGACGGACTGGCCGCAGGCAAAGGCGTGACTGTGGCGCTCGACACCCAGACGGCGCTCAAGGCGTTGGAAGACATCTTCGTCGAACACCGTTTCGGCAACGCCGATCTCAAGGTCGTGCTCGAGGACTTCCTGGAAGGCCAGGAGTTTTCGCTGATGAGTTTCGTCAACGGCACCGAGTTCTGGCCCATGCCGATTTCACAGGATCATAAACGCGCCTACGACGGCGACAAAGGTCCGAACACCGGCGGCATGGGGGCCTACAGTCCCGTCCCGCAAATCAGCGACGAAACCGTGAAGACCGCCATCGACACCATTGTTCGTCCTACCGTCAAAGCGCTGGCCGAAGAGGGCACACCATTCACCGGCATTCTCTACGCCGGACTCATTGCCACCGAGGAAGGGCCGAAAGTCATCGAGTTCAACGCCCGCTTCGGCGACCCCGAGACGGAAGCCGTCTTGCCACTTTTGACCAGCGATCTCGGTGAGGGCATCAACGCGATCCTGAACGATGAACAACCGACATTCACCTGGCGTACGGACGCCACGGCGCTTGGCGTGGTCTTGGCCTCCGACGGCTACCCCGGCAATCCCAAGAAAGGCACCCCGGTTCCGGCTATCGACACCGACGCAGATTCCCACATCTATTACGCCGGCGTGAAAGCGTCCAAACATCACGAAACCGTCGAATCCGCCGATTCGACCTCGCCAACAACCAGCTTGGTCTCCTCCTCCGGCCGTGTTCTGGTCTACGAAACGCTCGCCCCAAACCTCAAGGCCGCCCAAACCAAAATCTACGACACCTTGGACGCCTTGGACACCACCGGTTTCTTCTACCGCCACGACATCGGCGCCAAGGCTCTTGAAGCCGTAGTTCCGGACAACAGAGACAATCAATAA
- the purM gene encoding phosphoribosylformylglycinamidine cyclo-ligase, whose translation MPKAYEQAGVSVEAGYEVVRRIKSHVARTNRPGVVGGIGGFGGLFDLASLGYKEPMLVSGTDGVGTKLMVAKMAGKHDTIGIDCVAMCVNDIAAQGAQPLFFLDYIACGKNDPALLEQVVSGVADGCVQADSALIGGETAEMPGMYAPDEYDLAGFAVGVAEKSAIVDGSGIREGDTLIGLESSGVHSNGFSLVREALFNEAGYGVDTSLAALPEFKDSENGHADDDHATTLGDVLLTPTKIYVHALKPLFAAGLVKGVAHITGGGFIENIPRMIPDGLAASIKVGTWNIPPIFEVIERAGSIDHTEMFNVFNMGIGMVLAVDPAKAEQTLATLESTGETGHIIGSIVTSDERKRVVFI comes from the coding sequence ATGCCGAAAGCATACGAACAAGCGGGAGTCAGCGTCGAGGCCGGTTACGAGGTCGTCCGTCGCATCAAATCGCACGTCGCACGGACCAACCGGCCTGGTGTGGTCGGTGGCATCGGCGGGTTCGGCGGGCTTTTCGATCTGGCAAGCCTCGGATACAAGGAACCGATGCTGGTCAGCGGTACCGACGGCGTAGGCACCAAGCTCATGGTCGCCAAAATGGCCGGCAAGCACGACACCATCGGCATCGACTGCGTGGCGATGTGTGTCAACGACATCGCCGCCCAGGGCGCGCAGCCGCTCTTCTTCCTCGACTATATCGCCTGCGGCAAGAACGATCCTGCGCTTCTGGAGCAGGTCGTCTCCGGCGTGGCCGATGGCTGCGTTCAGGCGGATTCGGCGCTGATCGGCGGCGAAACAGCGGAAATGCCGGGAATGTATGCACCCGACGAATACGACCTGGCCGGATTCGCGGTGGGTGTCGCCGAGAAATCCGCTATCGTCGACGGCTCGGGCATCCGTGAAGGTGACACGCTGATCGGTCTGGAATCCTCGGGAGTCCATTCCAACGGATTCTCGCTGGTGCGCGAGGCCCTCTTCAACGAAGCTGGCTATGGCGTCGACACCTCTCTTGCCGCCCTTCCGGAATTCAAGGACTCCGAGAACGGACACGCCGATGATGACCATGCGACAACGCTTGGTGACGTCCTGCTCACCCCGACGAAAATCTACGTCCATGCGTTGAAGCCGCTGTTCGCGGCCGGTCTTGTCAAAGGTGTCGCGCACATCACCGGCGGCGGATTCATCGAAAACATCCCACGTATGATTCCTGACGGCCTCGCCGCCTCGATCAAAGTCGGCACGTGGAACATTCCGCCGATTTTCGAGGTCATCGAACGCGCCGGCAGCATCGATCACACCGAGATGTTCAACGTATTCAACATGGGCATCGGCATGGTCTTGGCCGTCGACCCGGCGAAAGCGGAACAGACGCTCGCAACGCTTGAATCGACAGGCGAAACCGGCCATATCATCGGCTCTATCGTCACGTCCGACGAGAGAAAACGGGTGGTTTTCATCTGA